The Rhineura floridana isolate rRhiFlo1 chromosome 15, rRhiFlo1.hap2, whole genome shotgun sequence genome window below encodes:
- the SERTAD1 gene encoding SERTA domain-containing protein 1: MKRKRSEDEAGPSAAAPSGSLVSLSVSKLHRSLQHVEPNLRHLVLVANTLRRIQDEMLQPATAPIPHPDFLADGGCTVPRDDAVGALACTLQDTCQRPVPPSSLGPPVEELLLSNMDSSVFSTILEDLSGFGDLVHPSVAQPEGGQLCLLSPEPERTSHPRPSSPLEILGPGTYLLEDGLEGVFEDIDTSMYDYDLWSTSLPTLKEAFPSTEDERPGLGDLDYLMDMLVEAQEL; this comes from the coding sequence ATGAAGCGTAAGCGGAGTGAAGATGAGGCAGGCCCTTCCGCAGCTGCCCCCTCTGGCTCCCTCGTCAGCCTCTCCGTCTCCAAGCTGCACCGAAGCCTTCAGCACGTGGAGCCCAACCTCCGCCACTTGGTGCTAGTGGCCAACACCCTCCGGCGCATCCAGGACGAGATGCTGCAGCCGGCCACAGCCCCCATCCCCCATCCGGACTTTCTGGCTGATGGTGGCTGCACAGTCCCCAGGGACGATGCTGTAGGTGCCTTGGCCTGCACCCTCCAAGACACTTGCCAGAGGCCGGTGCCACCATCCTCTCTGGGCCCCCCTGTAGAGGAGCTCCTCCTCTCCAATATGGACTCCTCTGTCTTCTCCACCATTCTGGAGGACCTGAGTGGCTTCGGAGACTTGGTGCACCCCTCTGTCGCCCAGCCTGAAGGCGGCCAGCTGTGTTTGCTCAGCCCAGAGCCTGAACGGACTTCTCACCCTCGCCCCTCCAGCCCCCTGGAGATTCTGGGCCCCGGCACCTACCTGCTGGAGGATGGCCTAGAGGGTGTGTTTGAAGACATAGACACCTCCATGTACGACTATGACCTGTGGTCCACCAGCCTCCCCACCTTAAAGGAGGCCTTTCCTAGCACTGAGGACGAGAGGCCAGGGCTGGGCGACCTTGACTATCTCATGGACATGCTTGTGGAGGCCCAGGAGCTGTGA
- the LOC133370361 gene encoding uncharacterized protein LOC133370361 → MAPSLKRKFFEQDHASAESPSCCFQEHKRRSLLHTALGKYATVVKPNEQDLYKTVLLRNTILHLQENGIQPRSQGNQEMVFGPMSQSAPPCQETSLDCLPESHAPESPTSLMEPSKEPQRAVDNGQAKAFEMGNSACAPSAFSSDIRLPGLLLDPFLYTAGELLYFREGLQQQEVGSGPSLSPAGPRAEYPSGWPSEDAAANPRREAGIWDALSREELLCDPLFGSFEILTSSYASDLPADDLFSDIDTSEFESTLGALPSDAQLPFTGMADQAAAGNLPQAEALPLPRQNAREISSLDRYMEFLLSS, encoded by the coding sequence ATGGCTCCCAGCTTGAAGCGCAAATTCTTTGAGCAGGACCATGCTTCTGCTGAGAGTCCAagctgctgcttccaggaacACAAACGTCGCTCATTGCTGCACACTGCGCTGGGGAAATATGCCACAGTGGTCAAGCCAAATGAGCAGGACTTATACAAGACTGTACTGCTCAGGAACACCATCCTGCATCTCCAAGAAAATGGTATCCAGCCCCGGAGCCAAGGGAACCAAGAAATGGTCTTTGGGCCGATGTCCCAGAGTGCTCCACCTTGCCAAGAAACAAGCCTGGATTGCCTGCCAGAGAGCCAtgccccagaaagtccaacatcTCTGATGGAGCCATCGAAGGAGCCTCAGCGTGCAGTGGACAATGGGCAGGCCAAGGCATTTGAGATGGGCAACAGTGCTTGTGCGCCATCTGCCTTCTCCAGTGACATCAGACTGCCTGgtctgctcctggatccattcctATACACTGCTGGTGAGCTCTTATATTTTAGAGAGGGTCTGCAGCAGCAGGAAGTGGGCAGTGGTCCAAGTCTGTCTCCGGCTGGCCCCAGAGCTGAGTATCCTTCTGGCTGGCCCTCTGAAGATGCAGCTGCAAACCCAAGGCGGGAAGCCGGTATCTGGGATGCCCTCTCTCGGGAGGAGCTGCTCTGTGATCCCCTGTTCGGCAGTTTTGAGATCTTGACCTCCAGCTATGCAAGTGACCTGCCTGCAGACGATCTCTTCTCAGACATAGATACGTCTGAGTTTGAGAGCACCCTGGGTGCATTGCCAAGTGATGCACAGCTGCCTTTCACTGGCATGGCAGACCAGGCTGCAGCTGGGAATCTCCCCCAGGCTGAAGCTCTGCCCCTTCCCCGTCAGAATGCAAGAGAGATTAGTAGCCTTGACCGTTACATGGAGTTCCTGCTCAGCTCCTAA